ATCAGAACAGCTCCAGAAAAAAGGCAAAATGAGCAATACTAAATATTTTGCTTGCATATTTTTTGTTTTAAAAAGCGGTCAGTTTAACCAACCGCTTTTATCCTTTTTTTAGTCGTTATGCACGTGATTTACAGTAAACATATTAGAAAGATTAGCTGTGATTAATGGCAAGTTTGCACCTCCCATAATCATCGCTCCCATTCCTCCTTCATTATTATCCGAAAGTTTGATTTTATTCGTCCCGTCAATAATTTTGGCAACATCGGCAAAAATATGAACATCTGGAGTAATATCAGTTCTTACCAAAGCTTTGGTCGGCAGATTAAGTGTTACCTCTGTATAATTGTAATCAGTTCCAGTTTGCCCTGTATGCACCATGAACGCAGTTTCTGCAGTTACAGTAGATGAAGTAAACTTACCTTCGAAAAGCACAAATTTATATCCAGCACTCCACGACCACATCATTCCTGCAGCATCAGCAATTGTTAAAAAATTTCCTTGTCCCGTTGCTCCCAAATCAAATTGGGCTTTGTCAACACCAATTCCGAATTTAATTTTGGTATAATCACCAGCGGGAATATTTTCCAATTCTATTTCCTGAGTTTCAGCATCGGATTCATCTACTACAAAATAGCTTTTAGATTTTGGATAAGTAAAAGTAGTTCCATCTTCTTTGGTTAAAACAATGTTACTTACAATGTATTTTACATCAGAAATTTTTAATACCTCACCTTGTGAAGTAGTGTTAGTTTCTGTGTTTAGAATTAAATTCTTGCTCCCAAAAACGTTATCAAATTCTACGCCTAATTTCCCTTCTCCAGTAACCGTTGCATCATCATCATTATTTGAACAAGAACCCAATGCAAGTGCTATAGCAATTACTGCTATTATTTTTTTTGTTTGAAATTTCATTTCTTAATTTTTATTTTTTATACAATGTATTGCAATGGTTTACATCAAAATAATTCATTTTGATACAAGCCATACAAAATTCATCTGCTGAGAACAACAGACTAAATCTTTAAACGTATTTAAAATTTAAGAAATAAAAATCGGAGGGCGAAAGACTGGATCACTATTCAAATAGAAGTATAAGTCAGAATAGTGCTGGTTATTTTTTTTAGTATTCGAAGAATAAATAGTATTGATTTTAAAAGATTTTATCTCTTCAAAAAACAATACTTCTGTTAGTTGAGTAGTTCCTTTTTTATCAGAAGATTTTGGGTTTTCGGCATCGGATGCTTTTGCCAATTCTTTCATCAAATGACATTTCCCATTACAATGCATCATGGGTTTGGCTTTATTTTCACAAAGCACTTTTGAAATATAATCATAATTGACAATGTACTCAACAACAGGAAATATCGGCTTTATGAGCATCATTAGTACAATTATGAATATCATTTTTTTCATGGTGCAAAAATATATATTAAAATTCACTATTAACAGACTAATTTAAAATTTAGATAATAAATTCTCTTTTAATCATGTTAGCAAAAGTGTTTTTCCTTGAAAATAAATAAAAAAAAGCTTGTATCAAGAATTTTAAATCTAAATACAAGCTTTTTAATTTATGACTAATTAATTTTTCCTTTTTAAATTATAAATGGTTTCACTTACTGTAAACCAACAGAAGTAGAAAATACCTACCGAGAAGATAATATCACCAATCATTCTCATCCATTTTAAGGTTTGGATAGTTGGAGAATAAAGCAATTCCGAATCTCTAGCAAAAGAATAACCTTTTGTAATAGAAGTATAGGCTTGTATAATTCCGATTGGCAATAAACTTAAAAATACCATTGCTACAAGTCCAATATTTAAAGCCCAAAAAGCTCTTTTCAATTTTGTTTCGTCCCAAACTCTATCTGAATAAAAACGCAGACAAATTAAAATAAATCCCATTCCTAACATTCCATAAACTCCAAACAAAGCGGTGTGGGCATGTACTGCAGTTGTATTTAATCCTTGAATATAATATAATGCAATAGGAGGATTAATTAAAAATCCAAATACACCTGCTCCCAGGAAATTCCAAAAAGAAACTGCAATAAAAAAGTAAATTGGCCATTTGTATTTTTGCATCCATGACGTACTTTTCAATAGAGACCAGTTTTCTTTTATTTCATACCCCATTAAAGTAAGCGGAACTACTTCTAAAGCACTAAAAGTAGCACCAAGAGCAATCGCTTTTACAGGTGTCCCCGAAAAGTACAAATGATGTAAAGTTCCCAAAATCCCACCTGCCAAAAAGATAGTTGCCGAAGCTACAGAAACTCTTCCAGCAGTTTTAACAGAAATTATTTTCAATTGAGAAAAAATATAAGCGATAACAACTGTGGCGAATACCTCGAAGAAACCTTCCACCCAAAGATGAACAAGCCACCATCTCCAATAATTAATTACAGGCAAACTACTGTTTTCTCCGTACATTAAACCTGAAAAGAAAAACATTCCAATTGCCATTACTGAAATTAACAGTATCGTTAACAAGGATTTTGAAGCATCATTTTTACGAATCGCAAAAATAATATGCTGGCTGACCATAAGTACCCATAATACTAATCCAACACCTAATATTATTTGCCAGAAACGGCCTAAATCCATGTATTCATATCCTTGATGACCAAAGAAAAAGTTCATCGTTAGACTTAAAAATTGGTGCACACCCAACCATTCTCCAAGCATAGAACCTAAAACGATAAACAATAAAGCAATAAACAAAAAGTTTATTCCCAGAACATGGTATTTGAATTCTTTGCCCGAAATCATTGGTGCCAAGAAAAGTCCCGTAGCCAGCCAAGTAGCCGCAATCCAGAAAACAGCCAGCTGCGTATGCCACGTTCTGGTAACCGAATAAGGAAGAAATTTAGATATTTCAAAACCAAAGAAAGCCTGCCCTTCTACAGTATAATGCACAGTAATAATACCTAAAACTATTTGCAAAACAATTAGTAAAGAAATAATAAGGAAGTATTTCAAAACTGCTTTTTGTGAAGGCAGAAATTTTAGATTTACTAATGGATCAGATTGTGGTTTCGTTACTAAATCTCCTTTTTCGTGATTACTAAGATAATAATACGTCAATATTCCGATGAAAAATAATAACAATACAATGGATAAACCAGACCAAATAATAGAACTGTTGGTTATCGTATTATTAATCAATGGTTCGTTTGGCCAGTTTGAGGTATAGGTATAATCTTTATTCGGTCTATTGGTGCTTGCAGCCCAGGAAGTCCAGAATAAAAATGCATTAAGCTGTTCTAATTTTTTAGCATCTGTCAAAGCTCCTTTTGGAATAGCATATTCTGCTTTTCCTTCTGAGAAAATTTTTGTGTAATGTGCTATATTACTTTTAGTCGCATCCAAACGTTCTGCCGAAATACTTATTGTTTTGGTACTTTCATCATACGTATTTGTTTTGATATCTTGAATTAATCGTGCTTTTAGGGCTGCTTTTTTTTCTACATCCAAATTAGCGTAGGCAATATGATATTCTTTCGCCCATTGGTCCAACATAAAAGTCGCTTCTTTATGAAGCCAATCGGCTGTCCAGTCTGGAGCTACATAACTGCCATGTCCCCAAATAGAACCGACTTCCATTCCGCCAATGGATTCCCATACATTTTGACCCGTTTGTATGTCTTCTTTAGTATAAATAACTTCCCCTGTATTTTTTAATATCACTTTTTCGGGAATTGGGGGTTGGGTTTGGTAAATTTCTCGACCAACTCCTATAAGAACTATAAATGAGATTGCTACCACACTTATAAATGCTATCCAGGTTTTTTTCATTTTAATTAATTTAGTTTACTATTATATTGAATTATTTGACTTTCCGCTGAGACTAAACAAAATTTTGTTTAGTTAGGTTATTTTTGGACTCCGCCCAGTAAAATAGGGCTTCCGAAGAAAAAATAATGCCCTGATACGAGCTTCGGACTCCCTGTTACATGCTTCGGACTCCTTGATACGTGCTTCGGACTCACTGTTATATGCTTCGGACTCCCTGTTACATGCTTCGGACTTCCTGTTATATGCTTCGGACTCCCTGTTACGGGTTTCGGACAGTCTGATACCTACTTCGGACTCCTTTAAATGAGTTTATGAATCTGAAATTGAGTCCGCAAAGACGCA
The Flavobacterium sp. 5 DNA segment above includes these coding regions:
- a CDS encoding nitric-oxide reductase large subunit, whose translation is MKKTWIAFISVVAISFIVLIGVGREIYQTQPPIPEKVILKNTGEVIYTKEDIQTGQNVWESIGGMEVGSIWGHGSYVAPDWTADWLHKEATFMLDQWAKEYHIAYANLDVEKKAALKARLIQDIKTNTYDESTKTISISAERLDATKSNIAHYTKIFSEGKAEYAIPKGALTDAKKLEQLNAFLFWTSWAASTNRPNKDYTYTSNWPNEPLINNTITNSSIIWSGLSIVLLLFFIGILTYYYLSNHEKGDLVTKPQSDPLVNLKFLPSQKAVLKYFLIISLLIVLQIVLGIITVHYTVEGQAFFGFEISKFLPYSVTRTWHTQLAVFWIAATWLATGLFLAPMISGKEFKYHVLGINFLFIALLFIVLGSMLGEWLGVHQFLSLTMNFFFGHQGYEYMDLGRFWQIILGVGLVLWVLMVSQHIIFAIRKNDASKSLLTILLISVMAIGMFFFSGLMYGENSSLPVINYWRWWLVHLWVEGFFEVFATVVIAYIFSQLKIISVKTAGRVSVASATIFLAGGILGTLHHLYFSGTPVKAIALGATFSALEVVPLTLMGYEIKENWSLLKSTSWMQKYKWPIYFFIAVSFWNFLGAGVFGFLINPPIALYYIQGLNTTAVHAHTALFGVYGMLGMGFILICLRFYSDRVWDETKLKRAFWALNIGLVAMVFLSLLPIGIIQAYTSITKGYSFARDSELLYSPTIQTLKWMRMIGDIIFSVGIFYFCWFTVSETIYNLKRKN
- a CDS encoding MbnP family protein, producing MKFQTKKIIAVIAIALALGSCSNNDDDATVTGEGKLGVEFDNVFGSKNLILNTETNTTSQGEVLKISDVKYIVSNIVLTKEDGTTFTYPKSKSYFVVDESDAETQEIELENIPAGDYTKIKFGIGVDKAQFDLGATGQGNFLTIADAAGMMWSWSAGYKFVLFEGKFTSSTVTAETAFMVHTGQTGTDYNYTEVTLNLPTKALVRTDITPDVHIFADVAKIIDGTNKIKLSDNNEGGMGAMIMGGANLPLITANLSNMFTVNHVHND